The proteins below are encoded in one region of Ereboglobus luteus:
- a CDS encoding ABC transporter permease, with amino-acid sequence MFSTTLNALHIALREIRRNVTRAFLTMLGIIIGVAAVITMVTLGEGTTKAVENQISSLGSNLLMLRPGAGFGPRQPNIPNFTEGDVTAISEQVPGIASIAPVRSSSMSTAYLQNARATSVTGTTESYFSINKWTLAEGRLFDKSDYREGAAVCVIGNTVRKELFGTDSPIGQKIRVGNASCTVIGLLAAKGQMGMGDQDDTIIVPLTTLQRRLTGHTGAHDITMISISAQDGASSDRMITEITALMRQRRNLQPNQDNNFNVFDTRQIAETLSSSTRMMTMLLAAVAGVSLLVGGIGIMNIMLVSVTERTREIGIRLAIGARAREVLLQFLVEATTISCIGGLLGIALAIALCYGLGMLINVPVTFNAQINIIAVVFSAAVGILFGFTPARRAAKLDPIDALRHE; translated from the coding sequence ATGTTCTCCACCACACTAAACGCCCTGCACATCGCGCTCCGCGAAATCCGCCGCAACGTCACGCGTGCCTTCCTCACCATGCTCGGCATCATCATCGGAGTCGCCGCCGTCATCACCATGGTCACGCTCGGCGAAGGCACCACCAAGGCGGTTGAAAACCAAATCTCCAGCCTCGGCAGCAACCTCCTCATGCTCCGCCCCGGTGCCGGCTTCGGCCCGCGCCAGCCCAACATCCCCAACTTCACCGAGGGCGACGTCACCGCCATCTCCGAGCAAGTCCCCGGCATCGCCTCCATCGCCCCCGTGCGCAGCTCCTCCATGAGCACCGCCTACCTCCAAAACGCGCGCGCCACCAGTGTCACCGGCACCACCGAATCCTATTTCAGCATCAACAAATGGACGCTCGCCGAGGGCCGCCTCTTCGACAAATCCGACTACCGCGAAGGCGCCGCCGTCTGCGTCATCGGCAACACCGTCCGCAAGGAACTCTTCGGCACGGACAGCCCCATCGGGCAAAAAATCCGCGTCGGCAACGCCTCCTGCACGGTCATCGGCCTGCTCGCCGCCAAAGGACAGATGGGAATGGGCGACCAGGACGACACCATCATCGTCCCCCTCACCACGCTCCAGCGCCGCCTCACCGGCCACACCGGCGCGCACGACATCACCATGATCAGCATCTCCGCGCAAGACGGTGCCAGCAGCGACCGCATGATCACCGAAATCACCGCTCTCATGCGCCAGCGCCGCAACCTCCAGCCCAACCAGGACAACAATTTTAACGTATTCGACACCCGCCAAATCGCCGAAACCCTCAGCTCCTCCACGCGCATGATGACCATGCTCCTCGCCGCCGTCGCCGGCGTCTCGCTCCTCGTCGGCGGCATCGGCATCATGAACATCATGCTCGTCTCCGTGACCGAGCGCACCCGCGAAATCGGCATCCGCCTCGCCATCGGCGCGCGCGCCCGCGAAGTCCTGCTCCAATTTCTCGTCGAGGCGACAACCATCTCGTGCATCGGCGGACTCCTCGGCATCGCCCTCGCCATCGCGCTCTGCTACGGACTCGGCATGCTCATCAACGTCCCCGTGACCTTCAACGCCCAAATCAACATCATCGCCGTCGTCTTCAGCGCCGCCGTGGGAATCCTCTTCGGATTCACCCCCGCCCGCCGCGCCGCCAAACTCGACCCCATCGACGCCCTCCGCCACGAATAG
- the pgmB gene encoding beta-phosphoglucomutase, with translation MKTARAAIFDLDGVIVDTARYHYLAWKRLAAELGFDFTEQDNERLKGVSRMRSLEILLEIGNCERAFSSEQKENLARQKNEWYVEYISRMTRSEILPGAREYLELLRECGKKTALGSASKNAPLILEKLGIASLFDAIIDGNKVRAAKPDPEVFLLGARELDIAPAECVVFEDAEAGVEAARRAGMRVVGIGSPQILSADLVVPGLHVMVALFQTELHSDMVDAEGLEPPTLSV, from the coding sequence ATGAAAACTGCGCGCGCGGCAATCTTCGATCTCGACGGTGTGATCGTGGACACAGCTCGTTATCACTATCTCGCATGGAAACGCCTTGCGGCAGAACTTGGCTTTGACTTTACGGAACAAGACAACGAACGCCTCAAAGGCGTGAGCAGAATGCGCTCACTCGAAATTTTGCTGGAGATTGGCAATTGTGAGCGCGCATTTTCGAGCGAGCAAAAAGAGAACCTAGCGCGGCAAAAAAACGAATGGTATGTGGAATACATCTCGCGCATGACACGCTCGGAAATTCTTCCCGGTGCGCGCGAATACCTCGAATTGCTGCGCGAGTGCGGCAAAAAAACGGCTCTGGGCTCGGCAAGTAAAAACGCGCCATTGATTCTTGAAAAACTTGGCATAGCCAGTCTCTTCGATGCGATTATCGACGGAAACAAAGTTCGGGCGGCCAAGCCCGATCCTGAAGTATTTCTGCTTGGCGCCCGGGAGCTCGACATTGCTCCGGCAGAGTGTGTCGTTTTTGAGGATGCCGAAGCGGGAGTCGAGGCTGCGCGAAGAGCCGGCATGCGTGTTGTTGGAATAGGCAGCCCGCAAATACTTTCCGCCGATCTCGTTGTTCCCGGCTTGCATGTGATGGTTGCGTTATTCCAGACGGAATTACATTCAGACATGGTGGACGCTGAGGGACTCGAACCCCCGACCCTCTCGGTGTAA
- a CDS encoding ABC transporter ATP-binding protein: protein MPSPLIRLRQLTKTYGTGAAAFQALRGIDLDIQRGEFVAIMGHSGSGKSTLMNTLGCLDTPTSGSYRYEDIAVETLTADQRSLLRRHALGFIFQGFNLLARTSTVENVELPLLYRGLSRRERHEKALAAIDSVGLGEKLRNTPAELSGGQQQRVAIARAIVTEPSTLFADEPTGNLDTTTTVDIMKLLTRLNAERGITIIMVTHEDDVAAYAKRIVRIKDGLIESDTNRL, encoded by the coding sequence ATGCCTTCTCCACTAATCAGACTCCGCCAGCTCACGAAAACCTACGGCACGGGCGCGGCCGCATTTCAGGCCCTGCGCGGCATCGACCTCGACATCCAGCGCGGAGAGTTCGTCGCCATCATGGGACACAGCGGCTCCGGCAAATCCACGCTCATGAACACACTCGGCTGCCTCGACACGCCCACCAGCGGCAGCTACCGCTACGAGGACATCGCCGTCGAAACCCTCACCGCCGACCAACGCTCACTCCTGCGCCGTCACGCACTCGGCTTCATCTTCCAAGGCTTCAACCTCCTCGCCCGCACCAGCACCGTCGAAAACGTTGAACTCCCGCTCCTCTACCGCGGACTCTCCCGCCGCGAACGTCACGAAAAAGCGCTCGCCGCCATCGACTCCGTCGGCCTCGGTGAAAAACTTCGCAACACCCCCGCCGAACTCTCCGGCGGCCAGCAACAACGCGTCGCCATCGCCCGCGCCATCGTCACCGAACCCAGCACGCTCTTCGCCGACGAACCCACCGGCAACCTCGATACCACCACGACCGTTGACATCATGAAACTCCTCACGCGCCTCAATGCCGAACGCGGCATCACGATCATCATGGTCACCCACGAGGACGACGTCGCCGCCTATGCCAAACGCATCGTCCGCATCAAGGACGGCCTGATCGAGTCGGACACAAACCGCCTGTAA
- a CDS encoding polyprenyl synthetase family protein: protein MPAASNNTPGNTANDASPRSVAQDFATVFALLKPQMTRLDAFLREQMTGFEPEIRPMAEYCIDTSGKRIRPALVFLGGWTGDAEDAPQELIRAAAVVELVHLATLVHDDIMDGAELRRNRRTAAREYGAEAAVLLGDALLAHAVHIAAQFPTTEVCAEVSNATRRVCAGEIIQTMRRGTLEITLEDYQRIIDLKTAELFRVSCYLGGRLAGHPLPYCLAAAEFGRRLGVAYQIYDDLADFFGDEKRIGKTLGTDLASGKITLPLIELFKRLSSDADRAALTDEILKRAAPRPDLRIQQMNTLGVFEAVSDAIHAELRAAEAVLAPHATLPPAPLLLRLRGVLHDQVMTLKKDS from the coding sequence ATGCCCGCAGCAAGCAACAACACTCCCGGCAACACCGCAAACGACGCATCGCCGCGCTCCGTCGCGCAGGATTTCGCAACGGTGTTCGCGCTGCTCAAACCGCAGATGACGCGCCTCGACGCCTTCCTACGCGAACAAATGACCGGCTTTGAGCCCGAGATTCGTCCGATGGCGGAATACTGCATCGACACCTCGGGCAAACGCATCCGCCCCGCGCTTGTTTTTCTGGGCGGCTGGACGGGCGACGCCGAAGACGCACCGCAAGAGCTGATTCGCGCCGCCGCCGTTGTCGAGCTCGTGCACCTGGCCACGCTCGTCCACGACGACATCATGGACGGCGCCGAGCTGCGCCGCAACCGCCGCACCGCCGCGCGCGAATACGGCGCGGAGGCCGCCGTGCTCCTTGGCGACGCCCTTCTCGCGCACGCCGTGCACATCGCCGCCCAGTTTCCCACCACCGAGGTCTGCGCCGAAGTCTCCAACGCCACGCGCAGGGTCTGCGCCGGCGAAATCATCCAGACCATGCGGCGCGGCACGCTCGAAATCACACTCGAGGACTACCAGCGCATCATCGACCTGAAAACCGCCGAGCTCTTCCGGGTGTCCTGCTACCTCGGCGGACGCCTCGCCGGCCATCCCCTGCCCTACTGCCTGGCCGCCGCCGAATTCGGACGCCGCCTCGGCGTGGCGTATCAAATCTACGACGACCTGGCCGATTTCTTCGGCGACGAAAAACGAATTGGCAAAACGCTTGGCACCGACCTTGCCAGCGGAAAAATCACCCTGCCGCTTATCGAGCTTTTCAAACGCCTGTCCTCCGATGCCGACCGCGCCGCGCTCACCGACGAAATCCTAAAGCGCGCCGCCCCCCGCCCCGACCTCCGTATCCAGCAAATGAATACGCTCGGAGTGTTCGAGGCGGTTTCGGACGCAATCCACGCAGAGCTCCGCGCTGCCGAGGCCGTCCTCGCCCCGCACGCGACGCTTCCGCCCGCGCCGTTGCTCCTGCGCCTGCGCGGCGTGCTGCACGACCAGGTGATGACGTTGAAAAAGGACTCGTAA
- the hisS gene encoding histidine--tRNA ligase produces the protein MPAFQTLPGFREFYPDALARRNHIFRVWRHTANAFGFLEYDAPVLEPLDLYKTKSGEEIESQLFNFTDKGGREVALRPEMTPTVCRLVGDKAATLKRPVKWFSIAEFYRYERMQKGRGRCFFQFNADIFGEPGVEAETELIALLTQCLRGFGLTEQDFYVRLSDRDLWFYYLEALGLDEARSRAVLGAVDKYEKAGDDAFKGYADQFGAPLDAALKEKVLAFLKIKSLDALEAVLAPHSATAAKLGARLADWKKLLGNLAAMGLEKYISVDLGVVRGLAYYTGFVFEAFDRKGELRALAGGGRYDNLVGKLGYADMPAIGFAIGDMTFGLLLEQRGLMPAFVQAPDVYAIIGGEQERLAAFADINAIRAAGFRVDYPMREMAFGKQFKAAAESGAKLALIYGSDELAKGVVKIRDMGTRTEQEIPKVGVLETVRDFLSAAS, from the coding sequence ATGCCAGCATTCCAGACACTTCCCGGTTTTCGCGAATTTTATCCCGACGCCCTTGCGCGCCGGAATCACATTTTCCGCGTCTGGAGGCATACAGCAAACGCGTTCGGCTTTCTTGAATACGACGCGCCCGTGCTGGAACCGCTCGATCTTTACAAAACGAAATCCGGCGAGGAAATCGAGTCGCAGCTTTTCAACTTCACCGACAAGGGTGGCCGCGAGGTTGCGCTCCGCCCGGAGATGACGCCCACCGTCTGCCGGCTCGTCGGCGACAAGGCGGCCACGCTCAAGCGTCCGGTCAAATGGTTCAGCATTGCCGAGTTTTATCGTTACGAGCGCATGCAAAAGGGAAGGGGGCGTTGCTTCTTTCAGTTTAACGCCGACATTTTCGGCGAGCCCGGTGTCGAGGCGGAAACCGAGTTGATCGCGCTTCTCACGCAATGTCTTCGCGGCTTCGGACTGACGGAGCAGGATTTCTACGTGCGCCTTAGCGATCGCGATCTTTGGTTCTATTATCTTGAGGCGCTCGGACTTGACGAGGCGCGCTCGCGCGCGGTGCTCGGCGCCGTCGATAAATACGAGAAGGCCGGCGACGATGCTTTCAAGGGCTACGCGGATCAATTCGGCGCGCCGTTGGACGCGGCGCTCAAGGAAAAGGTGCTCGCGTTTTTGAAAATCAAATCGCTCGACGCACTTGAGGCCGTGCTCGCCCCGCACTCGGCCACCGCCGCCAAGCTCGGCGCGCGGCTTGCGGACTGGAAAAAGCTTCTGGGCAATCTCGCCGCGATGGGCTTGGAGAAATATATCTCGGTCGATCTCGGTGTTGTTCGCGGCCTCGCCTATTACACCGGTTTTGTTTTTGAGGCGTTTGATCGCAAGGGTGAGTTGCGCGCGCTTGCGGGCGGCGGGCGTTACGACAATCTTGTCGGCAAGCTCGGTTACGCGGACATGCCCGCGATCGGTTTTGCGATCGGCGACATGACATTCGGCCTTCTTCTCGAACAGCGCGGGCTGATGCCGGCGTTCGTGCAGGCGCCCGATGTGTATGCGATCATTGGCGGCGAGCAGGAACGCCTTGCCGCGTTTGCCGACATTAACGCAATTCGCGCCGCTGGTTTCCGCGTTGATTATCCGATGCGGGAAATGGCCTTCGGCAAACAATTCAAGGCGGCGGCGGAATCCGGCGCAAAGCTCGCGCTCATTTATGGCAGTGACGAACTGGCCAAGGGCGTGGTTAAAATCCGTGACATGGGCACGCGCACGGAGCAGGAAATCCCCAAGGTCGGTGTGCTTGAAACGGTGCGCGATTTTTTGTCGGCCGCCTCGTGA
- a CDS encoding TolC family protein → MCAQQKHTTLFLLTRGTAAASLLLLASCATPSGPRSLSDSTVAVPETWQNTSETSSTRPAQTSAADNLSAWWTRYDDPILTRLINGALQTSPDIRTALSKIEQSRATRGVTKSDLLPSLSAGADARTSRTKDHTTSPHTTTSGESYSASLDASWEIDLFGKTRQSLKAADADLAQTEQNFHAAQVSLAAEVATAYVSLRSAEAQLAVVEESLRTRAETTQITQWRAQSGDASALELQQAVSTLEQARASIPSLRQNIAQARNQLTLLSGLAPGALDQLLAGLGGTGDSPVGSGRMADSAMPKADAHASRIPKSDTPAVAIPADTLRQRPDIRAAEYAFAATVARLKAAERDRLPSLKLTGSLSLESLRAGDLFDPSTTVASALGSLTAPIFAGGRIKQNIAIQNELTKQSLIAYESAVLTALTDVENALVSIQRTTERITILDRANAAAREAAELAAIQYEAGQVDITTLLDAQRTELSIQEQQVSATADYTNAQIQLYKALGGGWGNVN, encoded by the coding sequence ATGTGCGCCCAACAAAAACACACGACTCTTTTCCTTTTAACCCGCGGCACCGCCGCTGCCTCGCTGCTCCTGCTCGCCTCCTGCGCCACGCCTTCCGGCCCTCGCTCTCTCAGTGACTCCACTGTCGCCGTTCCGGAAACCTGGCAAAACACCTCGGAGACAAGCTCGACCCGGCCCGCGCAGACAAGTGCCGCGGACAATTTATCCGCCTGGTGGACGCGCTACGACGACCCCATCCTCACTCGGCTCATCAACGGCGCGCTCCAAACCAGCCCTGACATTCGCACCGCGCTTTCCAAGATCGAGCAGTCGCGCGCCACCCGCGGCGTCACGAAATCCGATCTCCTTCCCTCGCTCTCCGCCGGCGCCGACGCGCGCACCTCGCGCACCAAGGACCACACCACAAGCCCGCACACCACGACCAGCGGCGAAAGTTATTCCGCCTCGCTCGACGCCTCTTGGGAAATCGATCTCTTTGGCAAAACCCGCCAGTCGCTCAAGGCCGCCGATGCCGACCTCGCGCAAACCGAGCAAAACTTTCACGCCGCGCAAGTCTCCCTCGCCGCCGAGGTCGCCACCGCCTACGTCTCGCTCCGCTCCGCCGAAGCCCAGCTCGCCGTGGTCGAGGAAAGCCTGCGCACACGCGCCGAGACCACGCAAATCACGCAATGGCGCGCCCAATCCGGCGACGCCTCCGCGCTCGAGCTCCAGCAAGCCGTAAGCACGCTCGAGCAAGCCCGCGCCTCCATTCCCTCGCTCCGGCAAAACATCGCGCAGGCCCGCAACCAGCTCACGCTCCTCTCCGGCCTCGCCCCCGGCGCGCTTGATCAACTGCTCGCCGGGTTGGGTGGCACGGGCGACTCGCCCGTGGGGTCGGGTCGCATGGCCGACTCGGCCATGCCAAAAGCCGACGCCCACGCCTCGCGTATCCCAAAATCGGATACACCCGCCGTCGCCATTCCCGCCGACACGCTCCGCCAGCGCCCCGACATCCGCGCCGCCGAATACGCCTTCGCCGCCACAGTCGCCCGTCTGAAAGCCGCCGAGCGCGACCGCCTTCCCTCGCTCAAACTCACCGGCTCGCTCAGCCTCGAATCCCTCAGGGCCGGCGACCTCTTTGATCCCTCCACGACCGTAGCCAGCGCGCTCGGAAGCCTCACCGCGCCCATCTTTGCCGGCGGGCGCATCAAGCAAAACATCGCCATCCAAAACGAGCTCACAAAGCAGTCGCTCATCGCCTACGAGAGCGCCGTGCTCACCGCGCTCACCGACGTTGAAAACGCGCTCGTCTCGATCCAGCGCACCACCGAGCGCATCACCATTCTCGACCGCGCCAACGCCGCCGCCCGCGAGGCCGCCGAGCTCGCCGCGATCCAATACGAGGCCGGACAAGTTGACATCACCACGCTCCTCGACGCGCAGCGCACCGAGCTCTCCATTCAAGAACAGCAAGTCTCCGCCACCGCCGATTACACCAACGCCCAAATTCAACTCTACAAGGCCCTCGGCGGCGGCTGGGGCAACGTAAACTAA
- a CDS encoding efflux RND transporter periplasmic adaptor subunit encodes MKSNANENPSAAGNLSAIIQKEGKGSRRTWIIVVIAVLAAVVAAIIWYRGSVQKRAAAEEPPFITETLRRGDLALDITATGNLEPTNEVTVGSELSGTVLEVYVDTNDRVTKGQPLLKLDTTKLSQQTESSRASLASAKATLAQNEATLKEAQATLARQQELQRVSNGRIPSRADMDTAIAAADRAAANVLAAKASIAQSQAQLDINETDLSKAIIKSPIDGIILTRSIEPGQTVAASFTAPELFVIAENLEHMKLKVTIAEADIGRVAAGQKASFTVDAWPNRTYTASVTKVAYGSAVTNNVVTYETELEVNNNDLSLRPGMTATADISVAEAKNVFLVPVAAFRFDPSTLAPQGSGKQSKSFVQSIMPGPPRRQSARPAANGDASEKAANGTARIHILKDGHPQPVTVKVGISDSRHTEVSGEVLADGMQIITNAR; translated from the coding sequence ATGAAATCCAACGCCAACGAAAACCCGTCCGCCGCCGGCAACCTCTCCGCCATCATCCAAAAGGAAGGCAAGGGCTCGCGCCGCACCTGGATCATCGTCGTCATCGCCGTGCTCGCCGCAGTCGTCGCCGCTATCATCTGGTATCGCGGCTCCGTGCAAAAACGCGCCGCCGCCGAGGAGCCGCCCTTCATCACTGAGACTCTCCGCCGCGGCGACCTCGCGCTCGACATCACCGCCACCGGCAACCTTGAGCCCACCAACGAAGTCACCGTCGGCTCCGAGCTCTCCGGCACCGTGCTCGAAGTTTACGTGGACACCAACGACCGCGTCACCAAGGGCCAGCCCCTCCTCAAACTCGACACCACCAAGCTCTCCCAGCAAACCGAGTCCAGTCGCGCAAGCCTCGCCTCCGCCAAGGCCACGCTCGCCCAAAACGAAGCCACGCTCAAGGAGGCCCAGGCCACGCTCGCCCGCCAGCAGGAACTCCAGCGCGTGAGCAACGGACGCATTCCTTCGCGCGCCGACATGGACACCGCCATCGCCGCCGCCGACCGAGCCGCCGCCAATGTCCTCGCCGCCAAGGCCTCCATCGCGCAATCCCAGGCCCAGCTCGACATCAACGAAACCGACCTCTCCAAGGCCATCATCAAGTCGCCCATCGACGGCATCATCCTCACCCGCTCCATCGAGCCCGGCCAGACCGTCGCCGCCAGTTTCACCGCGCCCGAGCTCTTCGTCATCGCCGAAAACCTCGAGCACATGAAACTCAAGGTCACCATCGCCGAGGCCGACATCGGCCGCGTCGCCGCCGGCCAGAAAGCCTCCTTCACCGTGGACGCCTGGCCCAACCGCACCTACACCGCCAGCGTCACCAAAGTCGCCTACGGTTCCGCCGTCACCAACAACGTCGTCACCTACGAAACCGAGCTCGAGGTCAACAACAACGACCTCAGCCTGCGCCCCGGCATGACCGCCACCGCCGACATCAGCGTTGCCGAGGCCAAAAACGTTTTCCTCGTTCCCGTCGCCGCCTTCCGTTTCGACCCGTCGACCCTCGCGCCACAAGGCTCCGGCAAACAATCAAAATCCTTTGTCCAAAGCATCATGCCCGGACCTCCGCGCCGCCAAAGCGCCCGTCCCGCCGCCAACGGCGACGCATCCGAAAAAGCCGCCAACGGCACCGCCCGCATCCACATCCTCAAGGACGGTCACCCGCAACCCGTCACGGTGAAAGTCGGCATCTCCGACAGCCGCCACACCGAAGTCTCCGGCGAAGTCCTCGCCGACGGCATGCAAATAATCACAAACGCCAGATAG
- a CDS encoding NAD(+)/NADH kinase produces MPAAIRSLALVVNARKTGAADLAQSLLATADKLGVTVRSTDQFPVPQNFLADCDACCVIGGDGTLLGIAADAARGQIPIIGVNRGYLGFLTTLSADEAPRQFQEILAGKFQISHRSLIQCRIDCDDTPLTLTALNDIVIKDERNSQLVRLEVYADDQLVTDYFSDGLIVSTPTGSTAYNLSAGGPLIHPDAAVIAMTPICPHTLSNRSIIFRDDVRLRIRNRDPQARLLVAADGRQNPILCESKPFEITLAPMRLPLVQHADYAHFSVVRKKLNWSGSHGPITE; encoded by the coding sequence ATGCCAGCAGCAATCCGTTCACTCGCACTCGTCGTCAACGCCCGGAAAACAGGCGCCGCCGACCTCGCGCAAAGCCTGCTTGCCACCGCCGACAAGCTCGGCGTCACCGTGCGCTCGACGGATCAGTTTCCCGTTCCACAGAATTTTTTGGCCGACTGCGACGCGTGTTGCGTGATTGGTGGCGATGGCACGCTGCTCGGCATTGCCGCCGACGCCGCCCGCGGGCAAATCCCCATCATCGGCGTCAATCGCGGATACCTTGGTTTTCTCACCACACTTTCCGCCGACGAGGCCCCGCGGCAATTTCAGGAAATCCTTGCGGGTAAATTTCAAATATCCCACCGCTCGCTCATCCAGTGCCGCATCGACTGCGACGATACCCCGCTCACGCTCACGGCGCTGAACGACATCGTGATCAAGGACGAGCGCAACTCGCAGCTCGTGCGCCTCGAAGTCTATGCGGACGACCAGCTCGTCACCGATTATTTTAGCGACGGCCTGATCGTGTCCACTCCCACCGGCTCGACCGCCTACAATCTCTCCGCTGGCGGCCCGCTCATTCATCCCGATGCCGCCGTCATCGCCATGACGCCCATCTGCCCGCACACGTTATCCAATCGCTCGATCATTTTTCGCGACGACGTGCGCTTGCGCATACGCAACCGCGACCCGCAGGCCAGGCTTCTCGTCGCCGCCGACGGACGCCAGAACCCGATCCTCTGCGAGAGCAAGCCCTTCGAAATCACGCTCGCGCCCATGCGACTGCCGCTTGTGCAGCACGCCGATTACGCGCACTTTTCCGTGGTGCGCAAAAAACTCAACTGGAGCGGCAGTCACGGTCCGATTACCGAATAG